CAATGGCTCGTCCGGAGCCCGTCTGGCGGGCAGAGCCAGCGAACTCATCATCGCGGGCCCAAATCGCATTGGATGTAGCGGAGGCTACGAGCCCGAAAGTTTTCGAGTGCTCGAACTTTCTGTATTTGCGAGTGTCAGTAACAGATAGGAGTGATATATAGCACATTCAGATGAGTACACTTACAGGTATGATTTCACCATCGTTGAATGTCcgagtaaagaaaaaatttgGGAGCTCCCAGCGATTGCTATCGATAGGCTCAAAAACGGCCGGAGAAAAATACGGGCGGCGACAGAGACCACTGGCCGCATTCCCCACCGCCTGCCGTTCCCCCCCAAACATCCAACGTAACTACTCCCCGAAGTACCAGCTCGAGGCAGAGACATTCGATTCAATCATTGCATTACCACTGCGAGATTAACCACTGCAGGAGCAAATCaaaatttatatattgtGCTACGGTTTTATGGTCCTGCCGTCATGCTTCTTCTCGACTACCACAACGTTCTTATCCATGCCCTCCTGACGGAGCGGTTCTCTGGGTACAGCTTCCCCCGCCTCGCCCCGTATACGCAATGCAACCGTTACTGACTACTGTTTGCTGGTGCCCTAAGATCCCCGCCAGTCTCAATCGACCAGATTGCCTCAGATTTCGACGGAGTTACCTTCCATCTGTCTACCCCCGAATCTAAGACTAAGATCCTTATTTCCATCAACGTGAAATGCTTCCGAGAGCTCGTCCAATATGGTGCCCAACAGGTGCTGGAGAGGGAATACGGCCCGTACATCGTCGCCCCTGAACCCGGCTATGACTTCTCGGTCCTCATTGATTTAGAGAACCTCCCCGCCGAAcaggaagccaaagatgaCCTCATAATGCGACTTGCGCTGATGAAGCGGAATGCAATGGCTGCCCCATTTGAGAGAGCTTTCGACGAATTCGCCAAGCTATCCGAAGAGGCTTCTAAATACAGCACGGAGGCTGCCCCACAAGGTgtcaaagaaggaggagaagtcaTGGCAATTCACTATAGGGAGGAGGAAGCTATCTACATCAAAGCCAGCCATGACCGAGTTACAGTTATCTTCAGCACAGTCTTCCGTGAAGAGACAGATCGTATCTTCGGCAaggtcttcctccaggaGTTTGTCGACGCCAGACGCCGTGCCTTGACTCTGCAAAATGCCCCTCAAGTCCTCTTCCGGAACGACCCCCCGCTTGAATTGGCCGGTGTCCCTGGCCTAAAGGATAGCACAGAGGGCCAGACCAGCTACGTCACTTTCGGTAATACACCCGGGTTCTGCCCAACTGTCGCAAGTACTGACGGCATACAGTTCTCTTCCCCCGTCACTTGACCCCTCAGCGCCGCTACGAAAACATCTCCCACATTCAAATCTTCCGGGATTACTTCCATTACCACATTAAGGCCTCCAAGGTACCCTCCCATGCTATCGGTACAAGTATCAGACTATTTACTTACTTCCACAGGCATACATCCACACCCGTATGCGCAAGAGGACAGCCGACTTCCTCCAGGGTGAGTGGGGACAATTATCGTTGCTGAGCTACTGGATACTGACCCATAATAGTGCTCAACAGAGCTCGGCCAGAGAACGAGGagcgggaaagaaagacggCCAGTGGCCGGACATTCCGGATCCAGAGTTAGGCGTATTGTATATTTTGTTTCTAGGCAGAGGAGCCGGAGGTGCAACAGCAAGCCGCAATGTGATTTATTCAGAATGTATAGACTGCAGCAAAacacttttttctttcttcgccttTCGCCTAACTATATAACATACCGTTAGCCTGAAAGAGATCCACGAGCACAATTAACCATAACTCAGATGAGAGCTGACTACAGCCTGGGATATCTTCGCATGTGTGCATACAATTACTGTCCCAACGCTTACTTCGAAACCATCCTCAACGCAGTTCATTCCCTACTTTCAGTGCTATATACACAACTCTGGCATCCATATACACCCCGCAAGATATGGACATACACTACCTATGACATGCCGGAACCTCCTCCTTCGCACCCGGAACACCCAACCTACAAAAGCAAGACGACGTAATCTGGATATCAGCAACAGATAGAGCGACATCAAGCTGCTGCTTGATAATCCTCGCCTCAGCTTTCCGTCCCAATCTCACCAAACACTCATGATACCCATGCAAAGCCCAGACATTATTCGGATGCTGATGAGCCCGCGTAAGCGCATCATCCAATCCCAAATCCTGCGCATAAGCAGTAGCAGCCTCTTCCACATGGCCTTGCTCCAACATCAAGGCCGCATACGCATGGCGCGTGGGAAGCATCCACCCCCACGGCTCGGTATACATCAGCGAATCGTCGTGATGAATAGCCTCGCGCAGAGACTCAAACGCACGGTGGTAGTTGCCTCGTCTATACTCGATTTCCCCGTCCAGCATGGCCGTCGCTACTTTCAGCACATCGGAAATCAGGTTTGGAAAATCTTTCCTTGTCGGTGGGACCCGTTCCGCGGCTGCGTGATATAGCTCACGCTCCTTGTCGGCTTCAGGGATATTGCCTGTTGCGGCCCAGGCTATGCCCTTGCCATAGTGCGTCATTGTGGTAGTAACACAGTATAGGTCTTGGTCGTGGGGAAGGGGGAGATTCTTGATCTCGTCCCAGAGTCCGAAGCGGATGTAAACGTGTATGCGAACTGCTTTGAAGAATTCCAGCCAGTCTGCTAGTGGCGGGGTCTTAACACGGAGCACGTCGTCTGTGAGCGAAGATTCCATTTGGTCGAGGGTCCTGAGAGCCACTTTTGACTGGCCTGCCAGCATGGCCGCGTACACTAGGGAGTGGTAGTTGTGTAGACGATAGAAGCTGTAGAAGTTCTTTGCACCATTTTTGGCGAGATATTTCTCGTCTGCGAGGACAGCAGCTGTGTTTGAGTCTATAGAGCGTCGGTAGTCGCCGACCAGGACGTCGAGGTGTGTAGGCATGTGGTGTATATGACCGGCGTCCGGGACGAGATGACGAAGCCGGTCAGCAGCGGGAAGGGCGACGGCCGGTGTGGCAGACATCTCTAGATAATGGATCCAGAAATGGATAAGGCCTGGGTGCTTGTCTGCGCTGGGGTGTCGTAGACCCAGGTCGAATACGGCTCGTACTTCGTGGACGGGTGAACCTGCAATGGGCAGACCACTTTGTACGTGGAACATCTTCCGAAGGGCTGTGTGCATTAATGCGTCGGCGTAGAGGGTGACTACCTCAAGGTCATCGTCTCCGAAGTGTTGGTAAACTTCCTTCATGGCGTTGGCGTAAGCTTTATCCACGGTGGGGAAATCATAGGAGGCCGGATGGTCGGCTGGAAAGCGAGCTTGGATTGCATTGATGAGAGCCTGTTCTACTGGTGTCACGGTGGTACTGCTCAGCAGCTCCTTGGCCTTTCGGGAGGCATTGTAGCATATCTTCAAGCTGTCCTCGAGGTCGCGGGGGTCGAAAAGTCGCCAGGATTTGTTGTAGTTGGGACCTGTGGCGTAGGCTAAACCCCAGAATGACATAGCACAGGATGGATCATGGGCAATAGCCTGCATGAAACAGCGCTTGGCCTCATCATGGTTGAAAGAATAACTCCAAATCAGGCCTCTGTTGAACCATTCTTGGGCTTCAGGGCTCTTGGTGGTAATTGTTCGTCTAAAGGATCCTAGATCGTAGTACTCGGCGATTGGGTCGATGGGCTGCACGGCGGCCTGTTCAGTTGACATCGTTCTCCGGGGGTACTGTAGAGTTGGGTGAAAATATTCTGTTTGTCAGAGGTAAGTGGGAAATTATGTCGTTTTACGTAGATACCGTCGAGGGTTATTTAAGTTGGACCTCGCCCGTGCGtctcatatatatatctccagACCACAAGTGCATCACAGTGCCCGATTTAAGTACCCCTCACTGTTATCTACAAGCTGTGGCTACATCACATTAGTCACTACTAGTAacattattaatattaatattgaTGTACCCTGAATTCAAACTATAGGTTGTTTGCTGTCATTCAAAGGCCGATGTGATGGTGGGTCCGCTCGGCGTCTGAACAGAACCGGACAATAGCCAGGGATAAAGATATGTACTTCATAGATCATTCGCTATCTAGGATGCTCTACGATACAGCCTGCTCAAGTGACGAAGGGAGAGTACCCAAACATGATTTCAATGGCGAGACAGACGTCAACCGTGACTCATGTTTTATGGCAAGATTGCTCTCGAGACCATCCTTCCTTGCAAGGGCATTTCTTCTCGTCGCACCGATCAGGGTACTTTGTCTTTTGACCAAGCTCGAGTATGACCCTCGTAGTACTTGAAACAGACAGGAACAGGGATCATGCACACGCTGAGCGCTGTCAAAAGCATGGTCACATACACTACTCCCAACCGATTGTGGAACATCTGGCTGGCAAGTAGCGGAAAGACTGcactatttatatagtatggGTCCCTTAAGCACTATTGTGCTATCGGCTTTGCTCATGTGACAGTTTAAAATGTAGTTGAACATCTGTATGAAGAGCAGATGCAGCCACACCCAGCCAGGAGACTAGCGCACACGGGGTTCGGTCATGGGATGTCTGGACTTGAAAGCGGGGGCGAAGCCCTAAGGTACTGACTTCACTAGTATTACTATGCAGAAGTCGTTCAAGGCTAGAATCTTCCTAGCGAGTGGTGCAGATATTCTTATTACTTGAGCCCTTCTTTGATGACTTCGCCTGCGGCATCGAAGCTAGTAAATGCAGCAACAATGACAGAGAAGATAATCTTTCACTGAATCATTAGTTGTAACCCGGAACTACACCGGATTTGGTTTCAATCCGTATAATACGTGCCCTATCGAGATCTTGTCAATTATATCTCCATTATGCGGTATGGACTTGATCAAGAATTCAAATTTCCTCGCGCAGGAATGGCAACATCTCAACAGGTCACGAGCTCTTGATAACCCATTGGTTCATCATTCTTAATGGTAAATGTAGATACCAAGTCTAATCACATAGAAGTATGACGGGTAGAGATACTTGGTTTATATCTGCAGACGGGCCGAACAAGTCCTGTTTATGCTCGATCAAAAATAGGGCTATCCAGTAAGGATGCATGGACAAAAAAAGGTCGTGCCCGGGTTCGAACCGGGGTTATTGGAAATTAATATGATATCAAAATCCAAAGTGATAACCACTACACTACACAACCTTTGCTGtgaattttataatttctttccttACTAATATCATTCGTTTTATAAATTCACAGACTTCATGGCTCCCGTCTTAATTTATCTTCGGCCTGTGTTTAGTTGTAGGGGTGGATGTCTTGGACTGCCAGTCTAAAAACACATTCACTCACGGATAAAacacaggagaagaaaaaagaaaaatcacaGCGAAAATTGCGATAGtgttaaaaaagtaaaagaacaAACTGCTAAATCGATAGCGCTTTCTGTCAGATTCTTATCCAACTCTCCATACAAGTGAAGCATTTGATTTGATATCCAAGATTGGGAGAGCGGTTCGTAGGACATCAGGAAGGCAGCTATCATACTACAGTAACCACTTAATTCTACATACAATATATACACAGGTTGTGTAGTGTAGTGGTTATCACTTTGGATTTTGATATCATATTAATTTCCAATAACCCCGGTTCGAACCCGGGCACGACCTTTTTTTGTCCATGCATCCTTACTGGATAGCTCATTTTGTTGTAGCATAATCCTCAGCAGCATCAAGATCTCTTGCTCGCATCAACCAAAGCATAACACATCTCGCGCGGTACGGAGACAACCATGATCGCTTTTTCGCGAAGCCTTAGTTGGAGTGGCACGCTCAAAAAACCTAGGATGGATCGAGGTCAAGCAAGGTCCACAAGGCTGCAAAGAGATAGGTGCAGCACCTCCCTGGGTGATTGAATTTAGTTTATTGATAACTCTGGGTGGGTAAAGGTCAACAACGGCTGTTTCTTTGGTAGAATGACTAATAGTCTATTGGGTTTGCGAAAGCCGATAAGAACTATAGATCTTGGGCGTGTCATCTATGCGTCCTCTCTTCGTCTTGCTACACTAAGAATCAACGCGCAATGGCGGATAGTGAGGGGTATATAAACACTCTTCTTTAGAGCCAAGAACTTGCATCTTGCAGTCTTCTCCGTGCCTCACACTGCACTTGCTCAACGATATCAGCTGCCCTGTCGCTCTTCTTGACCATACCTACACCCGTGCCAGCCCAAACTGTGACAGTTTCCTTGAAATCGAGCTGCTGGCCCTGAGTTCCCTGAAGATCCCGGTGTAACTGTAGCCGCATGTCACTCATACTCATCCCTCTCTTGACATACTCATAACTGCTATTTCTCAGGCACCGTCCATCATACACCTCTGGCCAAGGACTAGGTCCCCACATCTCATCAAAGACCCTCGATCTGACGGTAGCTTGTCCGCCATCCGAAGCATCAAAAACCGCTTCCCGAAACTGACGCGGCAACTTTGTCTCTTCAGCCCCGAGAAACCGCGTCCCCATCACCACCCCCGCAGCACCGAGCATAATCGCAGCAGAAACACCTCTCCCATCCACAATACCCCCAGCCGCAATGAGTGAAACATCATCAAGACCCCGATCCCGCAACACATCCGCCACTTCAGGTAATAGCGAGATAACACTCGCTCCAAGCGCATGTCCATGTCCACCGGCATCACTCCCCTGGAGCACCAGGGCATCCGGACGACAAGCCTGAGCAGCTTCCACCGCGGCACTTACACTGCCTACTTGAATCCAGACCTGGGTGTACGGCGATGCCTTCCGGATCCCCTCCGCCCAGACCTTGAATTCGGCTGTCGTAGCGAACGACAACCAGACTACAGCCGGTTTGTACTTGGAAAACAGCGAGAGCCAATGCGCAACCGGGGAACCGAAGACTATCATCCCAACACCGATGGGAAGTACAGGCTCCGGGATATCTTTTTGTGCGTTCATGATATCATGTAATTCATGCTTGGCTCGTTCGAGTTGCCCTGCTAGGGAGCGCTTGCTGTCTAGGAAGCCGATCTGTCCCAGGCCGCCTGCGCGGGAGACGGCTACTGCGAGGTCGCTGGTTGCAGCGCCACTCATCGGAGCGTTTATGAGTATTGGGGTTTGGACCCAGGGCAGGGCTCGCTTGAGTTTGTGGATGTTTgacatttttttttttctctttttagTTGTTTTTAGTGTGTTGgaggtggtgatgatgatcaaGGTGGGTATAGCGAGGATGTTTGTGCATTTAATTTGCAATCAATTGTATTTTCGttgttctttccttttcttgattcTTTGAAGGCGTTCGCATACAGCTTATCATGTATCATCGGAGAAGCCAgctagtagtatatatatccattgATGTCCAAGTTAGGTACGACTGAAGcatatagtaatatattatatacccCAAGTCACATAAGCTGGTATTCCAAAAGCAATCACACCATAGCAGGcttagtaatagatatatcccAACTACTTAATATCAAGAATAATGCTTAAAGTGAGCTGTCGCCGGAGGGCGTTTGAAAGCCGGCGTTTGCCTCCCCGCCAAGTCGATCAAAGACCGGGTCGCCGAATTTAGGGTTCACGGTGGATGCGAGTGGAGAAAAATGGTGGAGAGTCTTGTAGTTTG
This Aspergillus flavus chromosome 1, complete sequence DNA region includes the following protein-coding sequences:
- a CDS encoding putative 2-nitropropane dioxygenase precursor; the encoded protein is MSNIHKLKRALPWVQTPILINAPMSGAATSDLAVAVSRAGGLGQIGFLDSKRSLAGQLERAKHELHDIMNAQKDIPEPVLPIGVGMIVFGSPVAHWLSLFSKYKPAVVWLSFATTAEFKVWAEGIRKASPYTQVWIQVGSVSAAVEAAQACRPDALVLQGSDAGGHGHALGASVISLLPEVADVLRDRGLDDVSLIAAGGIVDGRGVSAAIMLGAAGVVMGTRFLGAEETKLPRQFREAVFDASDGGQATVRSRVFDEMWGPSPWPEVYDGRCLRNSSYEYVKRGMSMSDMRLQLHRDLQGTQGQQLDFKETVTVWAGTGVGMVKKSDRAADIVEQVQCEARRRLQDASSWL
- a CDS encoding putative ARP2/3 complex 34 kDa subunit (actin-related protein Arp2/3 complex, subunit ARPC2), which produces MLLLDYHNVLIHALLTERFSGSPPVSIDQIASDFDGVTFHLSTPESKTKILISINVKCFRELVQYGAQQVLEREYGPYIVAPEPGYDFSVLIDLENLPAEQEAKDDLIMRLALMKRNAMAAPFERAFDEFAKLSEEASKYSTEAAPQGVKEGGEVMAIHYREEEAIYIKASHDRVTVIFSTVFREETDRIFGKVFLQEFVDARRRALTLQNAPQVLFRNDPPLELAGVPGLKDSTEGQTSYVTFVLFPRHLTPQRRYENISHIQIFRDYFHYHIKASKAYIHTRMRKRTADFLQVLNRARPENEERERKTASGRTFRIQS
- a CDS encoding TPR domain protein (unnamed protein product) — encoded protein: MSTEQAAVQPIDPIAEYYDLGSFRRTITTKSPEAQEWFNRGLIWSYSFNHDEAKRCFMQAIAHDPSCAMSFWGLAYATGPNYNKSWRLFDPRDLEDSLKICYNASRKAKELLSSTTVTPVEQALINAIQARFPADHPASYDFPTVDKAYANAMKEVYQHFGDDDLEVVTLYADALMHTALRKMFHVQSGLPIAGSPVHEVRAVFDLGLRHPSADKHPGLIHFWIHYLEMSATPAVALPAADRLRHLVPDAGHIHHMPTHLDVLVGDYRRSIDSNTAAVLADEKYLAKNGAKNFYSFYRLHNYHSLVYAAMLAGQSKVALRTLDQMESSLTDDVLRVKTPPLADWLEFFKAVRIHVYIRFGLWDEIKNLPLPHDQDLYCVTTTMTHYGKGIAWAATGNIPEADKERELYHAAAERVPPTRKDFPNLISDVLKVATAMLDGEIEYRRGNYHRAFESLREAIHHDDSLMYTEPWGWMLPTRHAYAALMLEQGHVEEAATAYAQDLGLDDALTRAHQHPNNVWALHGYHECLVRLGRKAEARIIKQQLDVALSVADIQITSSCFCRLGVPGAKEEVPACHR